Proteins from a single region of Ziziphus jujuba cultivar Dongzao chromosome 1, ASM3175591v1:
- the LOC107408221 gene encoding probable polygalacturonase At1g80170 isoform X3, which yields MHAYGQLPQSGSTRTRPRFKRVFFLADFGAKGDGIANDTKAFIDAWEMACSFPLRTRLVIPVGSTYLVYPVNLGGPCRSKVTLKISGTIIAPKDPDVWIGLNPRKWLYFHGVNHLTVEGGGTINGMGKEWWARSCKRNSTNPCRHAPTAITFHRCKNLKVKNLMLVNSQQMHMAFTNCIRVLASHLKVIAPATSPNTDGVHISASKGVEIKESIIRTGDDCISIVSNSSRIKIRNIVCGPGHGISIGSLGKSKSRAEVHDIIVDGAFISNTENGVRIKTWQGGRGFASRITFQNLLMKNVSNPIIIDQYYCDSLLPCPNKTLAVKVENISFIHIKGTSATEEAIKFSCSDDWPCEGLYLEDIQLHSYNRGVTRSFCWEAYGLSLGLVDPPACFSSSGGFIKEKGLSDSAIHSF from the exons GCTTTTATTGATGCTTGGGAGATGGCTTGTTCGTTTCCCTTGCGAACAAGACTTGTAATTCCAGTTGGAAGTACTTACCTCGTCTATCCTGTTAATCTTGGCGGGCCTTGCCGCTCTAAGGTTACTTTAAAG ATTTCTGGAACCATAATTGCCCCCAAAGATCCTGATGTTTGGATTGGTTTGAACCCTCGTAAATGGCTGTACTTTCATGGGGTGAACCACCTTACAGTAGAAGGGGGAGGGACAATCAATGGGATGGGAAAGGAATGGTGGGCTAGGTCTTGCAAGAGAAACTCAACAAAT CCGTGTCGACATGCTCCAACA GCCATAACTTTTCATAGATGCAAGAATTTGAAAGTCAAAAACCTTATGCTGGTTAACAGTCAACAAATGCACATGGCATTTACCAACTGCATTCGGGTTTTGGCATCCCATCTTAAAGTAATAGCTCCTGCTACTAGCCCTAATACTGATGGAGTCCACATTAGTGCATCAAAAGGTGTTGAGATCAAGGAGAGTATTATCAGAACAG GAGATGACTGCATTTCTATAGTCAGCAATTCCTCACGAATCAAGATAAGAAACATTGTGTGTGGCCCAGGTCATGGCATAAG TATTGGAAGCTTGGGAAAATCAAAATCAAGAGCAGAGGTGCATGATATAATTGTTGATGGAGCTTTCATTTCTAACACTGAGAATGGAGTGAGGATCAAAACATGGCAG GGAGGTAGAGGTTTTGCTTCCAGGATCACATTCCAAAATCtgttaatgaaaaatgtatCAAATCCAATTATAATAGATCAATATTATTGTGACTCGTTGCTGCCTTGTCCGAATAAG ACTTTGGCAGTGAAAGTGGAGAATATATCCTTCATTCACATTAAAGGGACTTCAGCTACAGAGGAAGCAATAAAGTTTTCTTGCAGTGATGACTGGCCATGTGAAGGTTTGTACTTGGAAGATATTCAGCTTCATTCATACAATAGGGGAGTTACAAGATCTTTTTGCTGGGAAGCTTATGGCTTGAGTTTGGGATTAGTAGACCCACCTGCTTGCTTTTCGTCCAGTGGAGGCTTCATTAAAGAGAAAGGCTTGTCGGACTCAGCCATTCATTCCTTCTGA
- the LOC107408292 gene encoding peptide deformylase 1A, chloroplastic, whose amino-acid sequence MVLAMRKAPGVGLAAPQIGIPLRIIVSEDTKEYISYAPKEDIKAQDRRPFDLLVIINPKLKKKSNRTAFFFEGCLSVDGFRAVVERYLDVEVEGFDRYGQPISIVASGWQARILQHECDHLEGTLYVDKMVPRTFRFAENLDLPLAEGCPKLGPR is encoded by the exons ATGGTTTTGGCAATGCGGAAGGCTCCTGGGGTCGGTCTAGCAGCTCCTCAGATTGGAATTCCATTGAGG ATAATAGTTTCGGAAGATACAAAAGAATATATTAGTTACGCGCCAAAGGAAGATATCAAAGCACAAGACAGACGGCCTTTTGATCTTCTG GTGATCATTAacccaaaacttaaaaagaagAGCAACAGGACAGCTTTCTTTTTCGAAGGGTGTTTGAG TGTGGATGGATTCAGAGCAGTTGTAGAGAGATACCTTGATGTTGAGGTAGAGGGTTTTGATCGTTATGGCCAGCCCATCAGTATAGTTGCTTCAGGGTGGCAAGCTCGTATATTACAGCATGAGTGTGATCATTTGGAAGGAACCCTTTATGTTGATAAGATGGTTCCAAGAACTTTCAGATTTGCTGAGAACTTGGATTTACCTCTAGCAGAGGGGTGTCCCAAGCTTGGACCCCGTTAG